A region of the Terriglobales bacterium genome:
ACTTCAAGTCGCGTCTTTGCGCGCTCGATCAGGCGTAGAGCTTCTTCGCGGTTTGCGTTGGGGTCTTTGAGTTGTTCCTCTGCCATCTGCTGCTGGCGTTTTGCTACTTCGACATCAATATCGGCAGCTTTCTCAGCGCGCTCGGCAAGAACCGTGACTTTGTCAGGCAGAACCTCGGCGAATCCCCAGTGCAACGCCAGGCGTTCGATCTTTCCATCCGGACGTCGGTAGCTGAATTCGCCGCTTTTCAACTCTGTGATCAGAGGAGCGTGTCCGGGCAGAACGCCCAAGTAGCCCGACATGCCGGGCACCTGGACTTCGGTTGCCTGATCGCTCACAAGCAAACGCTCAGGGGTGACGATTTCGATTTGTAGCGTGTCTGCCATTTTTTATGCAGCGGTTGCAGATTTCATCTTCTGTGCTTCTTCGAGCACTTCGTCGATGGTGCCCTTCATGTAGAAGGCCTGCTCCGGCACATCGTCGTGCTTGCCTTCAATGATCTCGCGGAAGCTGCGCACCGTGTCCTGCACTTTCACGTACTTGCCCTTGTAGCCGGTAAACTGCTCGGCGACGTGGAATGGCTGCGAAAGGAATTTCTGCACTTTGCGCGCGCGAGCGACCGTGATCTTGTCGTCTTCGGAGAGCTCGTCGATTCCCAAAATGGCAATAATGTCCTGCAGGTCTTTGTAGCGCTGCAGGATCTTCTTCACGCCCTGGGCAACGTCGTAGTGCTCCTGACCGACGGCGCGCGGCGAAAGAATGCGTGAGGTCGATGCCAAAGGATCGACTGCCGGATAGATACCGAGCGCGCTGAGCGGACGCGAGAGCACGGTGGTTGCGTCGAGGTGAGCGAAGGTCGTAGCCGGAGCGGGATCGGTGAGGTCGTCGGCAGGCACATACACGGCCTGCACCGAAGTGACCGAGCCTTTCTTTGTGGAAGTGATGCGCTCCTGCAACTCTCCCATTTCGGTCGCGAGGTTCGGCTGATATCCGACGGCGGAGGGCATACGTCCCAGCAGCGTAGAAACTTCAGAACCGGCCTGCGTGAAGCGGAAGATGTTATCGATGAAGAGCAGCGTGTCCGCGCCTTCCTTGTCGCGGAAGTACTCGGCGACGGTGAGACCGGTAAGCGCTACGCGCAGACGCGCTCCTGGCGGCTCAGTCATCTGGCCATAAACCAGCGCGGCTTTCGAGGCATTGCTGTCGCCCGGCTTGATAACGCCGGACTCGCTCATTTCGAGCCAGAGATCGTTTCCCTCGCGCGTACGCTCGCCAACTCCAGCGAACACCGAATAGCCGCCGTGCTGCTTGGCTACGTTGTTGATGAGTTCCATGATGACAACAGTCTTGCCGACGCCCGCGCCGCCGAAGAGTCCGATCTTGCCGCCTTTCAAGAAAGGCTGGATCAGGTCAATGACCTTGATGCCGGTCTCGAACATTTCTTCCGTCGTCGATTGCTCTTCGAATGTCGGAGCCGGACGATGAATCGGCCAGGTTTCGGTTGCATTCAGCGGACCTAACTTGTCGACGGGCTGTCCAATGACGTTGATTACGCGTCCCAGAGTGGCCTTTCCCACGGGTACCGAAATGGGACCGCCGAGATCGATTGCCTTCATTCCGCGCACCATGCCTTCGGTGGCTTCCATTGCGACGCAGCGTACGCGGCCTTCGCCAAGGTGCTGCTGCACTTCCACGATGATGCTGATGGGTTGCGGAACGTTGAAACCTTCGCTGGTGATGCGCAGCGCCTGATAAATCGGCGGCATCGTAGCTTCTTCGAACTGAACGTCCACTGCGGGACCGGAAATCTGAATTACTTTGCCGATATTTTGTGCCATAAAAGCCTTTTTACAGAGCGGCAGCGCCGCTGACGATTTCGATAATTTCTTTAGTGATCGAAGCCTGACGTACGCGGTTCATCGTGAGCGTCAGCGAGTCGATCATGTCGGATGCGTTGTTGGTTGCCGAATCCATTGCAGTCATGCGCGCAGCATGTTCAGCAGCAACGGATTCGAGCAGCGCGCGGTAGATCTGCACGGCAACGTATCGCGGAAGCAAGTCATTGAACAGACGCCCTGGTGTTTGCTCGTAGATGTAATCGCCGGCGCCAAATTGCTTCATCCGGTCATCCTGCGCGGAGGGGTCCTCGGCGCGAACACTGACGCCGGCAGTGGCGGCAGCGTGTGCAGCTTTCTGGCGTTCTTCCAGCGTGAACTGATCGACCTGTTCGACGTCCTGCTCGCCGATGTGCACCATCGGCAGGACATGGTCGACCACCAGGCGCTGAGCAATAACCGACTTAAACTCGTTGTAAACGAGATAAACAGAGTCAACTTCCTTGCGCGTATAGCGTTTAATGATTTCGGCAGCCAAACCGCTGGCTTGACCAAATTCCACTTTGTTCAGAACACCGACTTGCTCACCGATAATTTCGACCGGCGCATTACGGCGATACTCTCCGTCTTCGCTGCCTGCCTGGGCATAAGGAAAGCGGCGGCGAAACATATCCCGCCCCTTGCGTCCGATTGCGATGATGTCAACGTTCTTGCCCGCCTTCGCCTCAAGAAACCGGTTTGTCGTCTTCACGACGTTGGCGTTGAAGGCGCCGGCGAAGCCTTTATCGCCGCTGATGACAACTAGAAGAATGTTCTTCTCTTCGCGACGTTCGAGCAGCGCATGGTGCGGCTCGCCCGTGACTGGATCGTAGATCTCCGCCCGCGAGACCAGGGATTTCAGCACATTTACGAGCATCTGCGCATACGGACGCGCGGCGAGCGCTCGCTCCTGGGCGCGGCGCAGCTTTGCCGCCGAGACCATCTTCATGGCCTTCGTGATCTGCTTCGTGTTCTGGACGCTTCGTATGCGTCGGCGTAAATCGAGAACGTTAGCCATTATTAGCTTCTAAGCTGTACGTCAGTACCGCCTGCGGTAGCAGGTGGGTGTGTGTTGGTGACCCATCCGCTACCGCGGACGGTACTGACTCCTTACGCGATTGCTTTCGCTTTTTCCGGTTCGCGCGAGCTTACAAATTGCTGCTTTGTTTCTTTGATCAGCCGCGTCATTTCCGACTTCAGCTGATCGTCGAGCTGCTTCTTTTCCATGATCTCGTTCAGCAGG
Encoded here:
- the atpD gene encoding F0F1 ATP synthase subunit beta, which translates into the protein MAQNIGKVIQISGPAVDVQFEEATMPPIYQALRITSEGFNVPQPISIIVEVQQHLGEGRVRCVAMEATEGMVRGMKAIDLGGPISVPVGKATLGRVINVIGQPVDKLGPLNATETWPIHRPAPTFEEQSTTEEMFETGIKVIDLIQPFLKGGKIGLFGGAGVGKTVVIMELINNVAKQHGGYSVFAGVGERTREGNDLWLEMSESGVIKPGDSNASKAALVYGQMTEPPGARLRVALTGLTVAEYFRDKEGADTLLFIDNIFRFTQAGSEVSTLLGRMPSAVGYQPNLATEMGELQERITSTKKGSVTSVQAVYVPADDLTDPAPATTFAHLDATTVLSRPLSALGIYPAVDPLASTSRILSPRAVGQEHYDVAQGVKKILQRYKDLQDIIAILGIDELSEDDKITVARARKVQKFLSQPFHVAEQFTGYKGKYVKVQDTVRSFREIIEGKHDDVPEQAFYMKGTIDEVLEEAQKMKSATAA
- a CDS encoding F0F1 ATP synthase subunit epsilon yields the protein MADTLQIEIVTPERLLVSDQATEVQVPGMSGYLGVLPGHAPLITELKSGEFSYRRPDGKIERLALHWGFAEVLPDKVTVLAERAEKAADIDVEVAKRQQQMAEEQLKDPNANREEALRLIERAKTRLEV
- the atpG gene encoding ATP synthase F1 subunit gamma, yielding MANVLDLRRRIRSVQNTKQITKAMKMVSAAKLRRAQERALAARPYAQMLVNVLKSLVSRAEIYDPVTGEPHHALLERREEKNILLVVISGDKGFAGAFNANVVKTTNRFLEAKAGKNVDIIAIGRKGRDMFRRRFPYAQAGSEDGEYRRNAPVEIIGEQVGVLNKVEFGQASGLAAEIIKRYTRKEVDSVYLVYNEFKSVIAQRLVVDHVLPMVHIGEQDVEQVDQFTLEERQKAAHAAATAGVSVRAEDPSAQDDRMKQFGAGDYIYEQTPGRLFNDLLPRYVAVQIYRALLESVAAEHAARMTAMDSATNNASDMIDSLTLTMNRVRQASITKEIIEIVSGAAAL